One genomic region from Campylobacter concisus encodes:
- a CDS encoding murein hydrolase activator EnvC family protein produces the protein MRKGIFTFLLAFSLAFASNTKEKIKDSKNSLRSSQAMSEQLSKKLDDLAGDIVNGEKKLRGISGDITNLKGQISVLETNASKALIELDDLTKQNKELERTQKELEQNMIRIIAEDLSFDLLMSATEGKQSEESIISSQILTKLNAITKEDFKRLSQNYEDTIEKIKNKSNKISEINSSIKNYRRKQSDLQNLESTQKNTINGLKRDKEIYSKKLAKLQAQQDELRKTLEQLAIMQKQEDEAARAAREKQEKAAASKGGKKGEKSQPMGGGYQTSSVKKYSGAKTIAPLDSYTVKQKFGNYVDPIYNIKIFNESVTLRSTTPDAKVKSVLNGKVVFAKATPMLENVVIIENENGIHTIYAHLSQIAPTVKVGSVVQKGYVIGRVRNDLTFEVTQRNYHIDPLEMISK, from the coding sequence ATGAGAAAAGGAATTTTTACATTTTTGCTAGCTTTTAGCTTAGCTTTTGCGTCAAATACCAAAGAGAAGATCAAAGACTCCAAAAACTCGCTAAGATCGAGTCAAGCGATGAGCGAGCAGCTTAGTAAAAAGTTAGATGATTTGGCTGGCGATATCGTAAATGGCGAGAAAAAACTTCGTGGTATAAGTGGCGATATCACAAATTTAAAGGGTCAAATTTCAGTCCTTGAGACAAATGCTTCAAAAGCACTTATTGAGCTTGATGATCTAACTAAGCAAAACAAAGAGCTAGAACGCACACAAAAAGAGCTAGAGCAAAATATGATAAGGATCATCGCAGAAGATTTGTCGTTTGATCTTTTGATGTCTGCAACTGAGGGCAAGCAAAGCGAGGAGAGCATCATCTCATCTCAAATTTTAACCAAGCTAAATGCCATCACAAAAGAGGATTTTAAAAGGCTTAGCCAGAACTATGAAGATACGATTGAGAAGATAAAAAATAAATCAAACAAAATAAGCGAGATAAACTCAAGCATCAAAAACTATAGACGCAAGCAAAGTGACTTGCAAAATTTAGAAAGTACGCAAAAAAATACTATAAACGGACTAAAGCGTGATAAAGAAATTTATAGCAAAAAGCTAGCCAAGCTTCAAGCTCAACAAGATGAGCTAAGAAAGACGCTAGAGCAGCTTGCTATCATGCAAAAACAAGAGGACGAAGCCGCACGTGCAGCTAGAGAAAAACAAGAAAAAGCAGCTGCAAGCAAAGGTGGTAAAAAAGGCGAAAAAAGCCAGCCAATGGGTGGAGGCTATCAAACAAGCTCAGTCAAAAAATATTCAGGTGCAAAGACAATCGCTCCTCTTGATAGCTACACTGTAAAGCAAAAATTTGGTAACTATGTAGATCCAATATATAACATCAAAATTTTTAACGAGTCAGTCACGCTTCGCTCAACCACGCCAGATGCCAAGGTCAAAAGCGTACTAAATGGCAAAGTGGTCTTTGCGAAAGCAACTCCAATGCTTGAAAATGTAGTCATTATAGAAAACGAAAATGGCATCCACACGATCTATGCTCACCTAAGTCAGATCGCACCGACGGTTAAGGTAGGCTCAGTCGTACAAAAAGGCTACGTCATAGGTAGAGTAAGAAATGATTTAACGTTTGAAGTAACGCAAAGAAACTACCACATCGATCCACTTGAAATGATCTCAAAATAG
- a CDS encoding FtsX-like permease family protein — protein sequence MRSLKNHLGFILPLIALLFSVQFSLTADKIVRDYERLMGNDYNIVIVSSKELSDTILKPVVSNLSSIEPLSPQKIIDRLSNDISAKNLSILQNALPKFYSLKLSEFPTPQYMDDLKQKLLKFDGITKVETFSKTHDKVFKMLNLAKSISYAFMAILCVVGLMLMLKQAKIWLFEHRERIEIMTLFGAPFWLKSAMLYKSAMVDSLVATIAVGAFFFFLPSFEIFRENAASIDVVLPSLDPSRDIFILFGVAMFLSIFAVSLVMSKARKSTI from the coding sequence ATGAGATCGCTTAAAAATCATCTTGGATTCATCCTGCCGCTAATCGCACTTTTGTTTTCAGTGCAGTTTAGCCTAACTGCCGATAAGATTGTGAGAGATTATGAAAGACTCATGGGAAATGACTACAACATTGTCATAGTTTCAAGTAAAGAGCTTAGTGATACTATTTTAAAGCCAGTGGTTAGCAATCTATCTAGCATCGAGCCACTAAGTCCGCAAAAGATCATCGACCGCCTCTCAAATGACATCTCGGCTAAAAATTTGTCCATACTGCAAAATGCGCTACCTAAATTTTACTCACTAAAACTTAGCGAATTTCCGACACCGCAGTACATGGATGATCTAAAGCAAAAACTTTTAAAATTTGATGGCATCACAAAGGTTGAAACATTTTCAAAGACCCATGACAAAGTCTTTAAAATGCTAAATTTGGCAAAAAGCATATCGTATGCTTTTATGGCGATACTTTGTGTTGTTGGGCTTATGCTTATGCTAAAGCAGGCTAAAATTTGGCTGTTTGAGCATAGGGAGCGCATCGAGATTATGACGCTTTTTGGAGCACCTTTTTGGCTAAAATCAGCCATGCTTTATAAATCAGCTATGGTTGATAGCCTAGTTGCTACCATTGCAGTCGGTGCATTTTTCTTTTTCTTGCCTAGTTTTGAAATTTTTAGAGAAAATGCCGCAAGCATCGATGTAGTATTGCCTAGCCTTGATCCTTCAAGGGATATTTTTATTTTATTTGGCGTGGCTATGTTTTTAAGTATTTTTGCTGTTAGTTTGGTGATGAGTAAGGCTAGAAAAAGCACGATATGA
- a CDS encoding cell division ATP-binding protein FtsE — protein sequence MQEIISARNLSLAYERDEIVINSVNLDIYANDFVFITGKSGSGKSTLLKSFYGEISPLAGELNVCMTQMDDIDDKRLCELRQRVGIIFQNYRLINEWNVERNVMLPLIIKGINQNVSKKQVAKLLKHVNMLHKADKYPRELSGGEQQRVAMARALAHNPNLLLCDEPTGNLDEYSSDVIWSLLKSAREFLGTSVVVVTHHIPSTLRIPYRHFVIENGGVHEIA from the coding sequence ATGCAAGAGATAATTAGTGCAAGGAATTTGAGCCTAGCTTATGAACGCGATGAAATCGTAATTAATAGCGTCAATTTAGATATTTATGCAAATGATTTTGTCTTTATCACAGGCAAGAGTGGAAGTGGAAAAAGCACGCTTTTAAAATCATTTTACGGAGAAATTTCACCCCTTGCTGGAGAGCTAAATGTCTGCATGACACAAATGGACGACATCGATGATAAAAGACTTTGTGAGCTTAGGCAGCGAGTTGGCATTATATTTCAAAATTATCGCTTGATAAATGAATGGAACGTGGAAAGAAACGTTATGTTGCCTCTCATCATAAAAGGCATCAATCAAAATGTGAGCAAAAAGCAAGTGGCTAAACTTTTAAAACATGTAAATATGCTTCATAAAGCTGATAAATACCCTCGTGAGCTAAGCGGTGGCGAGCAGCAAAGAGTGGCGATGGCAAGGGCTCTAGCGCACAATCCAAATTTGCTCTTATGTGACGAGCCAACTGGAAATTTAGACGAATACTCAAGCGACGTCATCTGGTCGCTTTTAAAATCAGCTAGGGAATTTTTAGGCACAAGCGTCGTTGTGGTGACTCATCATATCCCATCAACGCTTCGTATCCCATACCGCCACTTCGTAATAGAAAATGGAGGCGTGCATGAGATCGCTTAA
- the trmB gene encoding tRNA (guanosine(46)-N7)-methyltransferase TrmB encodes MPNFIASSLKELSFPFGNDKVKFLWQANGRNERLIYTKNEEESFFLVVKPGKNGIVVKGEKLTKPAKVGLLQEALELFKEQNCNDVISQAFAVKKTNLTKKVSEILSLEEFVPAFCELKDKFKEIFIEIGFGSGRHLLYQAKNNPNALVIGIEVYKPSIEQVAKLARVNALENVRLINTDARLLLSLVGSNLVDRVFLHFPVPWDKAEHRRVVSSVFALECERILKVGGKFELRTDSKEYCDFSLSKFLEPTNSKIEAFKNRNLEVTSKYEDRWRRQDKDIYDVIYTCEIESSESVLAGDFSFKEKTSVKNIIKNFKNFIIKKEDYFLHFEEIYTINEGEILLKVAFGAFNKPEQCFIKISDEKSEYFIKKPILIRENLAAHELLKEYLADARDN; translated from the coding sequence ATGCCAAATTTCATCGCTTCGTCTTTAAAAGAGCTCTCATTTCCATTTGGTAATGACAAAGTCAAATTTCTTTGGCAGGCAAATGGGCGAAACGAGAGGCTCATCTACACAAAAAATGAAGAAGAGAGCTTTTTTCTAGTTGTAAAGCCCGGTAAAAATGGCATCGTCGTAAAAGGTGAAAAGCTTACAAAGCCAGCTAAAGTTGGTCTTTTACAAGAGGCACTGGAGCTTTTTAAGGAGCAAAATTGCAATGACGTAATCAGCCAAGCATTTGCTGTAAAAAAGACAAATTTGACTAAAAAAGTGAGTGAAATTTTAAGCCTTGAAGAATTTGTGCCAGCGTTTTGCGAGCTAAAAGATAAATTTAAAGAGATTTTCATTGAGATCGGCTTTGGTTCTGGCAGACACTTGCTTTATCAAGCTAAAAACAACCCAAATGCCCTAGTTATAGGCATAGAGGTGTATAAGCCAAGTATCGAGCAAGTAGCAAAGTTAGCTAGGGTAAATGCCTTAGAAAACGTGAGGCTTATAAATACCGACGCAAGGCTCTTGCTCTCGCTTGTTGGATCAAATTTAGTTGATAGAGTTTTTTTACACTTTCCAGTGCCGTGGGATAAAGCAGAGCATAGACGTGTGGTCTCATCGGTGTTTGCGCTTGAATGCGAGAGGATATTAAAAGTAGGCGGCAAATTTGAGCTAAGGACTGATAGCAAGGAGTATTGCGACTTTAGTTTGAGTAAATTTTTAGAGCCTACAAACTCAAAAATAGAAGCTTTCAAAAATAGAAATTTAGAAGTAACTAGTAAGTACGAAGACCGCTGGAGACGCCAAGATAAGGATATTTATGATGTCATTTATACTTGTGAGATTGAAAGTAGCGAGAGTGTTTTAGCTGGAGATTTTAGCTTTAAAGAAAAGACAAGCGTAAAAAATATCATTAAAAATTTCAAAAATTTCATCATCAAAAAAGAGGATTATTTTTTACATTTTGAAGAAATTTACACCATAAACGAGGGTGAAATTTTGCTAAAAGTTGCTTTTGGAGCATTTAATAAACCTGAGCAATGTTTTATCAAAATAAGCGATGAAAAAAGCGAATATTTTATAAAAAAACCGATCTTAATTCGTGAGAATTTAGCTGCACACGAGCTTTTGAAGGAGTATTTGGCTGATGCAAGAGATAATTAG
- a CDS encoding fibronectin type III domain-containing protein, giving the protein MKKFALRILTPFLAAFLAGCGSSVPTQQSMSLPTITSLKTISDMTEVGFEWNPVTDESVVGYYLYRSNPNDANSKMQLVANIKDRFATHYVDRDLAPETTYSYQMRTYSSNAISQPGTIATATTKPLLDSVPFSQAITGLPGRVKVIWRPHPDSTVASYIIQRSDAGANKFSQIAEVNGRLNAEYIDTEVKPGKSYEYRILVKTSSGVVSKPSQNISATTKELP; this is encoded by the coding sequence ATGAAAAAATTTGCCCTACGCATATTGACACCATTTTTAGCAGCTTTCTTAGCGGGATGCGGCTCTAGCGTACCGACTCAGCAAAGTATGTCACTGCCTACGATTACAAGTTTAAAAACTATTTCAGATATGACAGAAGTTGGCTTCGAGTGGAATCCAGTAACCGATGAGAGCGTCGTTGGCTACTATCTTTACCGCTCAAATCCAAATGATGCAAACTCAAAAATGCAACTAGTTGCAAACATAAAAGACCGCTTTGCTACGCACTATGTGGATCGTGATCTAGCTCCAGAGACAACTTACTCATACCAAATGAGAACCTACTCAAGTAACGCCATCTCTCAACCGGGCACGATCGCAACAGCAACTACAAAGCCACTGCTTGACTCAGTACCGTTTTCGCAAGCTATTACAGGGCTTCCAGGACGTGTAAAAGTGATCTGGAGACCGCATCCTGATAGCACCGTGGCAAGCTATATCATTCAAAGAAGTGATGCAGGAGCTAATAAATTTAGCCAAATCGCAGAGGTAAATGGCAGACTAAATGCCGAATATATCGATACTGAGGTAAAGCCTGGTAAGTCTTATGAATATAGAATTTTAGTTAAAACTTCTTCAGGTGTTGTCTCAAAACCAAGCCAAAATATCAGTGCAACGACAAAGGAGTTACCCTAA
- a CDS encoding RluA family pseudouridine synthase — protein MVKFNVLNSSRLDVAVAQELQISRNQALNLIKDSLVSVNLKPVSKPSFVLSENDEICINFAPKKEVQNEYEVNFDIPIIYEDDDLIVLNKPPQIVVHQAPSVKEATLVEWLNKKGFMLSNLNGDVRAGIVHRLDKGTSGAIVVAKNNFAHAKLSEQLSDKSMGRIYLALTDLPLKEDIIIDKPIGRNPNNRLKKAIVADAKFAKSAFVNLLSEGGVNLIAAKLFTGRTHQIRVHLASINRHILGDDLYGFKSQGDKISRVMLHAYMLYFIHPRTGKRVEFTAKTYDDFNQIIYKKIPKEIFDEKICPTHIDTIFSSFLSGMRL, from the coding sequence TTGGTTAAATTTAATGTTTTAAATAGCTCTAGGCTCGACGTAGCAGTAGCGCAGGAGCTTCAAATTTCACGCAATCAAGCTTTAAATTTGATAAAAGATTCTCTCGTAAGCGTAAATTTAAAACCAGTCTCAAAACCAAGTTTTGTTTTAAGCGAAAATGATGAAATTTGTATAAATTTTGCTCCAAAAAAAGAGGTGCAAAACGAGTACGAAGTAAATTTTGATATACCAATAATCTACGAAGATGATGATCTAATAGTGTTAAATAAGCCTCCTCAAATCGTCGTTCATCAAGCCCCAAGCGTCAAAGAGGCAACACTTGTTGAGTGGCTAAATAAAAAAGGATTTATGCTCTCAAATTTAAATGGCGACGTAAGAGCTGGCATAGTTCACCGCCTAGATAAGGGCACGAGCGGCGCTATCGTCGTTGCTAAAAACAACTTCGCCCACGCCAAACTTAGCGAGCAGCTAAGCGATAAGAGCATGGGGAGGATTTATCTAGCGCTCACCGACTTGCCCCTAAAAGAAGACATCATCATCGACAAGCCAATCGGCAGAAATCCAAACAACCGCCTAAAAAAAGCGATCGTCGCGGACGCTAAATTTGCAAAAAGTGCCTTTGTAAATTTGCTAAGCGAAGGCGGGGTAAATTTGATAGCAGCAAAGCTTTTTACAGGCAGGACGCACCAGATCAGAGTGCATCTTGCTAGCATAAATCGCCACATTTTAGGCGATGATTTATACGGATTTAAGAGCCAAGGCGATAAAATAAGCAGGGTTATGCTTCACGCTTATATGCTTTATTTTATCCATCCAAGAACTGGCAAAAGGGTAGAATTTACCGCAAAAACGTATGATGACTTTAACCAGATAATTTACAAAAAAATTCCCAAGGAGATCTTTGATGAAAAAATTTGCCCTACGCATATTGACACCATTTTTAGCAGCTTTCTTAGCGGGATGCGGCTCTAG
- a CDS encoding FtsW/RodA/SpoVE family cell cycle protein, producing MIKLDRRILTHFDFIQPFLIIPIIAISYILVSEANDVLANKQLVYFGIGFVSFCVAFLLPIRRIDWIIPMFYWVCIVLLLSVDLFGVSKLGAKRWLEIPFVHFTLQPSELMKPAFLLMLAYLIKQRPPEANGYGLKDFLRLSFYILLPFALIMKEPDLGTALILLIVGYTILFVIGVNKKIWITIILAIGFLAPVLYENLHDYQKKRIHDFIAEEPSYHVKQSIIAIGSGGLKGKPKDEATQTHFKFLPIATSDFIFAYNIERFGFYGGLFLLGLYGALITHLLSLNYGLKNDYFTQVTTTGIAALIFVYVGVNVSMTIGFAPVVGVPLPFFSYGGSSFVTFMVLFGILQNLLTFRFDRTYSFIKIHF from the coding sequence TTGATAAAACTAGATCGGCGTATTTTAACACATTTTGATTTTATTCAGCCGTTTTTAATAATCCCAATCATAGCCATCTCTTACATCCTAGTTTCCGAAGCAAACGACGTCTTAGCAAACAAACAGCTTGTATATTTTGGTATCGGATTTGTTTCATTTTGTGTCGCATTTTTGTTGCCCATTAGGCGTATAGACTGGATTATTCCGATGTTTTACTGGGTCTGCATCGTGCTACTTTTAAGCGTCGATCTCTTTGGAGTTAGTAAGCTTGGAGCGAAACGCTGGCTAGAAATTCCATTTGTTCACTTCACACTTCAGCCATCAGAACTGATGAAACCAGCCTTTTTACTAATGCTAGCCTATCTCATCAAACAACGTCCTCCAGAAGCTAATGGATACGGATTAAAAGATTTTTTAAGACTTAGCTTTTACATACTTTTGCCATTTGCGCTAATTATGAAAGAGCCTGATCTTGGTACCGCACTCATACTTTTAATAGTTGGCTACACCATCCTTTTTGTCATCGGCGTAAATAAGAAAATTTGGATCACTATCATCCTTGCGATAGGCTTTTTGGCGCCGGTTTTGTATGAAAATTTACATGACTATCAAAAAAAGAGGATCCACGATTTTATCGCTGAAGAGCCAAGCTATCACGTCAAACAAAGTATCATCGCCATAGGCAGCGGCGGACTAAAGGGCAAGCCAAAAGATGAGGCGACGCAGACACACTTTAAATTTTTGCCAATCGCCACTAGTGACTTCATCTTTGCCTACAATATCGAGCGTTTTGGCTTTTATGGTGGATTATTTCTACTTGGGCTTTATGGAGCACTTATAACACATCTTTTAAGTTTAAATTACGGCCTAAAAAATGACTATTTTACACAAGTTACCACCACGGGGATTGCTGCACTTATTTTCGTTTATGTGGGTGTAAATGTCTCGATGACGATCGGTTTTGCACCAGTTGTGGGCGTACCACTGCCATTTTTTAGTTACGGTGGAAGCAGCTTTGTTACATTTATGGTGCTTTTTGGAATTTTGCAAAATTTGCTAACTTTTAGATTTGATAGAACTTATAGCTTTATAAAAATTCACTTCTAA